One part of the Salvelinus fontinalis isolate EN_2023a unplaced genomic scaffold, ASM2944872v1 scaffold_2029, whole genome shotgun sequence genome encodes these proteins:
- the LOC129850443 gene encoding zinc finger protein OZF-like — translation MASVKLEDCSQTLELNVNIKDEKEEEEKIRTTVSHGYHVETFSTSRDQQQEDQRDKKSHHCPHCEEIFPFLSKLKIHLKIHTGEKPYSCSDCGKCFKTSTQLKLHQRTHTGEKPYYCSDCGKRFKTSTQLKVHQRTHTGEKPYYCSDCGASFSHLGTLQAHQRIHTGEKPYYCSDCGTSFSQFSHLKTHERVHTGEKPYVCSECGKCFTTSSDLKVHQRTHTGAKPYSCSDCGKCFKTSNVLKVHQRTHTGEKPYVCSDCGKSFSQFYTLKTHERIHTGEKPYSCSDCVKYFKTSTELKVHQRTHTGEKPYYCSDCGKCLKTLNELKVHQRTHTGEKPYVCFDCGTSFSQLSHLKSHERIHTGEKPYSCSDCGKCFKTLYELKVHQRTHTGEKPYVCSDCGKCFTTSTDLKVHQRTHSGEKPYVCSDCGTSFSQLSHLKSHDRIHTGEKPYSCADCGKCFKTSTVLTVHHRTHTGEKPYYCSDCVKCFTTSAKLKLHQRTHTGEKPYSCSDCGVSFSRLDTLKTHQQIHKGEKPYSCSACVKCFKTATELIVHQGTHA, via the exons atggcatcagtgaagctggaggactgcagtcaaacactggagctgaatgtcaacattaaagatgagaaagaagaggaggagaagattagGACAACTGTTAGTCATG GATaccatgttgagacattctctacatccagagaTCAACAGCAGGAAGATCAGAGAGATAAGAAGTCTCATCACTGCCCACATTGTGAAGAGATTTTCCCATttctatcaaagctaaaaatacacctaaaaatacacaccggagagaagccttactcctgctctgactgtggaaaatgtttcAAAACATCAACTCAGCTAAAacttcatcagagaacacacacaggagagaagccttattactgctctgactgtggaaaacgttttaaaacatcaactcagctaaaagttcatcagagaacacacacaggagagaagccttattactgctctgactgtggggcaAGTTTCTCTCATCTGGGCACCTTACAAGCACaccaacgtatacacacaggagagaagccttattactgttctgactgtggaactagtttctctcaATTTTCccacttaaaaacacatgaacgtgtacatacaggagagaaaccttacgtCTGCTCTGAatgtggaaaatgcttcacaacatcaagtgatctaaaagttcatcagagaacacacacaggagcgaAGCCTTATtcttgctctgactgtggaaaatgttttaaaacatcaaatgtactgaaagttcatcagagaacacacacgggagagaagccttacgtctgctctgactgtggaaagagtttctcccaATTTTATaccttaaaaacacatgaacgtatacatacaggagagaagccttactcctgctctgactgtgtaaaatatttcaaaacgtcaactgagctaaaagttcatcagagaacacacacaggagagaagccgtattactgctctgactgtggaaaatgtttaaaaacattaaatgagctaaaagttcatcagagaacacacacaggagagaagccttacgtctgcTTTGACTGTGGAACTAGTTTTTCTCAACTTTCCCATttaaaatcacatgaacgtatacatacaggggagaagccatactcctgctctgactgtggaaaatgttttaaaacattatatgagctaaaagttcatcagagaacacacacaggagagaagccttacgtctgctctgactgtggaaaatgcttcacaacatcaactgatctaaaagttcatcagagaacacactcaggagagaagccttacgtctgctctgactgtggaactagtttctcGCAACTTTCCCACTTAAAATCACATGATCGTATACATACAGGGGAGAAGCCATACTCCTGcgctgactgtggaaaatgcttcaaaacatcaactgTGCTAACAGTTcatcacagaacacacacaggagagaagccttattactgctctgactgtgtaaaatgcttcacaacatcagcTAAGCTAAAacttcatcagagaacacacacaggagaaaagccttactcCTGTTCTGACTGTGGTGTGAGTTTCTCTCGGCTTGATACCTTAAAAACACACCAACAGATACATAAAGGAGAGAAGCCATACTCCTGCTCTGCctgtgtaaaatgcttcaaaACAGCAACTGAGCTAATAGTTCATCAGGGAACACACGCATGA